The Candidatus Endomicrobium procryptotermitis genome includes a region encoding these proteins:
- a CDS encoding leucine-rich repeat domain-containing protein has translation MKKLVLLVFIPCCVLAFIACDKGAQSGDTSAPKKSNSDLTSTSSDSSSSSASSDSGSSFAFPEFTYKEINGGNEYEISASPYFFVHIVDMSNQSVPSLNSKELIIPSTYNGKPVTAIGPDAFKEHFMITKVIIPDSITVIDKSAFSGCYGINSVILGNATTKIGDYAFYGCKSLNSINIPKSLTYLGDYAFSGCSNLQSNIAIPDGVTNSLKETFFSCSKLTSVTIGKGVPKIGVNAFSASGITSITIPSNVKSIEDKAFIDCSELINVVIEDDGVTHIEGGINSGAFKGCSKLKTIVFGNKLEHIGEQAFQSCLSLESLTFPESLISINKSAFKGCTALADIKFENSAANIGQRAFEDCSKLKNIDFGNSLIRISSYAFINCTSITEITLPASLQYLGDSPFLGCNQPIIKVKELLSKPPSGWSPLWRDDCGTILWGQS, from the coding sequence ATGAAAAAATTAGTGCTTCTTGTATTTATTCCGTGCTGTGTGCTGGCTTTTATTGCTTGTGACAAGGGTGCGCAAAGCGGTGATACATCTGCCCCGAAAAAAAGTAATTCCGATTTGACTTCTACTAGCTCAGATTCGTCTTCATCTTCGGCTAGTTCAGATTCAGGGTCATCATTTGCTTTTCCAGAATTTACATATAAAGAAATAAACGGCGGGAATGAATATGAAATTTCAGCTTCACCTTATTTTTTTGTGCATATTGTCGATATGTCAAATCAGAGTGTTCCTTCGTTAAACTCAAAAGAGCTTATTATTCCATCAACATATAATGGTAAGCCTGTAACGGCCATCGGACCTGATGCATTCAAAGAACACTTTATGATAACAAAAGTAATAATCCCTGACAGCATAACCGTTATTGATAAGTCAGCATTTTCAGGTTGTTACGGTATAAACAGTGTTATACTTGGAAATGCTACTACAAAGATTGGAGATTATGCATTCTATGGCTGCAAAAGTTTAAATTCAATTAACATTCCCAAAAGTTTAACATATCTGGGTGATTATGCGTTCAGCGGGTGTTCCAATTTACAGAGTAATATTGCAATACCTGACGGTGTGACAAATTCTCTGAAAGAAACTTTTTTCAGTTGTTCAAAATTAACGTCGGTTACAATAGGAAAAGGAGTTCCAAAAATCGGCGTCAATGCTTTTTCTGCAAGCGGAATAACAAGCATTACTATTCCAAGTAATGTAAAAAGTATTGAAGACAAAGCATTTATAGATTGTTCTGAATTAATCAATGTGGTTATTGAAGACGATGGTGTGACGCATATTGAAGGCGGTATTAACAGCGGAGCATTTAAAGGCTGTTCCAAATTAAAAACGATTGTTTTTGGAAATAAACTGGAGCATATCGGAGAACAGGCATTTCAGAGTTGCCTCAGTTTAGAAAGCCTTACTTTTCCAGAGAGTTTAATAAGTATTAATAAGAGTGCATTTAAAGGGTGCACTGCTTTGGCAGATATAAAGTTCGAGAACAGCGCCGCCAATATAGGCCAACGGGCATTTGAAGATTGCAGTAAATTAAAAAATATAGATTTTGGAAATTCTTTGATTCGTATAAGCTCTTATGCGTTTATAAATTGTACCAGTATAACGGAAATAACTCTTCCTGCAAGTTTGCAATATTTGGGAGATTCTCCATTCTTGGGCTGCAATCAACCGATAATAAAAGTAAAAGAACTTTTATCTAAGCCGCCATCGGGCTGGTCTCCCCTTTGGAGGGATGATTGTGGTACAATTTTGTGGGGACAATCTTGA
- a CDS encoding glycosyltransferase family 61 protein, with protein MLGYFSTHFGHFLIESMSRLWIYLNSDIANKKAVYIAESDIYFIEMLELFGLKKSNIIRITKPTKFKSVMVPEESNLIKEPFYNKKYKEIFKRIADGTNKSYTYDKIYLSRTKFIKRKGTIAGEAEIEKLFKNNGFTIIYPERLGIKEQISLMKNCKYLAGIQGTAMHLSIFADDSINLIVIHRSKDEIFPEQIKINKMKNINNISIEADLDFLRPFPFI; from the coding sequence ATTTTAGGATATTTTTCTACTCATTTTGGACACTTTCTAATTGAATCTATGAGTCGTTTATGGATTTATTTAAATTCTGACATAGCTAATAAAAAAGCTGTTTATATAGCCGAGTCTGATATTTATTTTATTGAGATGCTTGAATTATTTGGATTGAAGAAAAGTAATATTATAAGAATAACAAAACCAACAAAGTTTAAGTCTGTTATGGTTCCTGAAGAATCAAATTTAATAAAGGAACCTTTTTATAATAAAAAATACAAGGAAATATTTAAGCGGATAGCAGATGGTACTAATAAAAGCTATACATACGATAAAATTTATCTTTCAAGAACAAAATTCATTAAAAGAAAAGGTACCATAGCAGGAGAAGCAGAAATTGAAAAACTTTTCAAAAATAATGGCTTCACAATAATATATCCTGAGCGTTTAGGCATAAAAGAGCAAATTAGTTTAATGAAAAATTGTAAGTATCTTGCAGGAATTCAGGGTACGGCTATGCATCTGTCTATTTTTGCTGACGATAGTATTAACCTTATTGTCATTCACAGATCTAAAGATGAAATTTTTCCAGAACAAATCAAAATTAACAAAATGAAAAACATTAATAATATAAGCATAGAAGCGGATTTAGATTTTTTACGGCCGTTTCCTTTTATATAG
- the thrS gene encoding threonine--tRNA ligase: MSKEQKSLDTLRHSASHVMAAAVLELFPETKVAIGPSIEDGFYYDFDRAEPFTLEDLAKIENKMREIVKADDHFICSSMPKDKAVKEFESKGEKYKAEIASQIEGNTVSIYKSGKFTDLCKGPHMDSTGEVKHFKLLSVAGAYWRGDSSREMLQRIYGTAFFTKEDLDDYLNKIEEAQKRDHRKLGKDLDLFSVNDAVGGGLVLWHPKGALLRDIIESNWKKFHLENDYELLMTPHISSEELFAISGHLQTYSENMYASMEIEGKPFRVKPMNCPMHLMIYKTKLHSYRELPIKYAELGTVYRFEKSGVLHGLLRVRGFTQDDGHIIVQPELLEQEVLAAFKMAIECLKMFGFEEYKIYLATRPEKKYVGKIEDWDRAQDSLEDALKKTGYEYEIDEGGGAFYGPKIDIKIKDAIGRLWQCSTIQFDFNLPERFDIYYIGKDGKKTRPYMIHRALMGSLERFIGVLLEHYAGSLPLWLSPVQAVIANINENQYEYCKELLNKLKKDGIRSIFDDRNEKIGHKIRENAMQKIPYILVVGDKEKEIDSVAVRARGNKDLGVMKIDDFIALVKSKNMSGVNII, translated from the coding sequence ATGAGTAAAGAACAAAAATCATTGGACACATTAAGACATTCTGCATCGCATGTAATGGCTGCGGCGGTACTTGAACTGTTTCCTGAAACGAAAGTGGCAATAGGTCCTTCGATTGAAGACGGGTTTTACTACGATTTTGACAGGGCAGAGCCGTTTACGCTTGAAGATTTGGCGAAAATAGAAAATAAAATGAGAGAAATAGTAAAAGCAGACGACCATTTTATTTGTTCTTCAATGCCTAAAGACAAAGCGGTAAAGGAATTCGAGTCTAAAGGCGAAAAATATAAAGCAGAAATAGCTTCGCAGATTGAAGGTAATACGGTAAGCATATACAAGTCAGGAAAATTTACGGATTTGTGCAAAGGTCCTCATATGGACTCTACGGGCGAAGTAAAACATTTTAAACTTCTTTCCGTAGCGGGTGCATATTGGAGAGGTGATTCTTCAAGAGAAATGCTTCAGAGAATTTACGGTACGGCGTTTTTTACAAAAGAGGATTTGGATGATTATTTAAATAAAATTGAAGAAGCACAGAAAAGAGATCACAGAAAGCTTGGAAAAGATTTGGATTTGTTCAGCGTGAACGATGCTGTTGGCGGCGGGCTTGTTTTGTGGCATCCCAAAGGCGCTCTTCTGAGAGATATTATTGAATCAAATTGGAAAAAATTCCATTTGGAAAACGATTATGAATTGTTAATGACGCCGCATATTTCCAGTGAAGAACTTTTTGCCATAAGCGGTCATTTGCAGACATATTCAGAAAACATGTATGCATCTATGGAAATTGAAGGCAAGCCTTTTCGTGTAAAACCTATGAACTGTCCTATGCATTTGATGATATATAAAACGAAACTTCATTCTTACAGAGAACTTCCGATAAAATACGCTGAGCTTGGAACTGTCTATAGATTTGAAAAATCCGGAGTTTTACACGGGTTATTGAGAGTAAGAGGATTTACTCAAGACGACGGACATATTATAGTGCAGCCGGAACTTTTGGAACAGGAAGTTCTTGCGGCTTTCAAAATGGCAATAGAGTGTCTTAAGATGTTCGGTTTTGAAGAATATAAAATATATTTGGCAACAAGACCTGAGAAAAAGTACGTAGGCAAAATTGAAGATTGGGACAGGGCACAGGATTCGCTTGAGGACGCTTTAAAGAAAACAGGATATGAATACGAAATAGATGAAGGCGGCGGGGCTTTTTACGGTCCGAAAATCGACATAAAAATCAAAGATGCGATCGGCAGGCTTTGGCAATGCTCGACTATACAGTTTGATTTTAATCTTCCTGAAAGGTTTGATATATATTACATAGGTAAAGACGGCAAAAAAACAAGACCATATATGATACACAGAGCTTTAATGGGATCACTTGAAAGATTCATAGGCGTTCTTCTTGAGCATTATGCAGGATCTCTTCCCCTATGGCTGTCTCCCGTGCAGGCTGTGATAGCCAACATCAATGAAAATCAATATGAATATTGCAAAGAACTTCTAAATAAATTGAAAAAAGATGGGATAAGGTCGATTTTTGACGACAGAAATGAAAAAATAGGACATAAAATAAGAGAGAACGCCATGCAGAAAATCCCTTACATACTTGTTGTGGGAGATAAAGAAAAAGAAATAGATTCCGTCGCCGTGAGAGCCAGAGGCAATAAAGATCTCGGCGTAATGAAAATTGATGACTTTATAGCTTTGGTGAAAAGTAAAAATATGTCCGGTGTAAATATTATATAA